The stretch of DNA GTGGATCTTGCCGCGCTTGCGCACACCAGCGGTGTCGATCAGCGTGTACTTCTCGTCGTTACGCTCGAACGGGATGTAGATACTGTCGCGAGTAGTGCCGGGCTGGTCGTAGACGATAACCCGGTCTTCACCGAGCATGCGGTTGACCAGGGTCGACTTGCCGACGTTCGGACGGCCGATGATGGCGATCTTGATCCCGTCTTTTTCGCTCGGGCCAGGAATGCGCTTGGCTTCCTCGCCTTCGGCAACGATCTCTTCTTCGCCGTCTTCCGGCTCTTCTTCATCTCTCGGGAAGTCGCCCAGAGCGATTTCCAGCATCTGAGTGATGCCACGGCCGTGAGCACCGGCGATAGGAATCGCGTGGCCCATACCCAACGGAGCGAATTCGGCGCGGGCCATTTCCGGGTCGATGTTGTCGACCTTGTTGGCAACCACGTAGGAACGCTTGTTACGTTTGCGCAAATGCTCGGCGATCATCTGGTCGGCGGCGGTAAAACCGGCCTTGGCATCTACCAGGAACAGAACGACATCGGCTTCTTCAATGGCCAGCAGCGACTGCTCGGCCATTTTTTCGTCCATACCATGCTCGTCACCGGAGATACCGCCGGTGTCGACCAGAATGTAGGAACGCCCTTGCCACTTGGCCTCACCGTACTGGCGATCACGGGTCAGACCGGACAAGTCGCCGACAATGGCGTCGCGAGTCCTGGTCAGGCGGTTGAACAAGGTGGACTTGCCGACGTTCGGTCGGCCCACCAGGGCGATTACGGGAACCATTCGGCTCTCCACTTCGTTATTTCAGAAAATACAAAAGCCGCTGCGAGGCAGCGGCTGGTGCTCGGGGCAACACTGTGGGAGCGGGCTTGCTCGCGAAAAACCGTAGCAGCACCGCGTTTATTCAGCCTGTACGCGTCATCGTTGACGCCCTTCGCGAGCAAGCTCGCTCCCACAAGTGAGGCTGCCTGGGGGTGTTAACCCCAAGCATAGTTGTTACTTGATGGTCAGGGCTTCCAGTTTGCCGCTGTTGCCATACACATAGATCGTGTTGCCCACCACCAGCGGACGGGCACGCAGGCCATCGCTGTCGATACGCTCACGACCCACGAAACGACCGTCCACCTGACTCAACAGGTGCAGGTAACCTTCCAGGTCACCAACGGCTACGTAGCTGGAGAACACTTCCGGCGCCGACAGCTGACGGCGGGCCAGCGAGTCGTTGCTCCACAGCGCGGTGGTGGAACGCTCGTCGACGCCTTCAACGGTGCCCGAAGACAGGCTCACGTAGACGTTGCCGAAACCTTGGGCAACACCGGCATAGCTCGACGCATCGCGCTGCCAGAGTTGACGGCCGCTTTGCAGATCGAGTGCCGCGACGCGGCCCTGATAGCTGGCGACGTACAAGGTTTCGCCGGACAGCAGCAGACCGCCGTCGATGTCGACCACGCGCTCCAATTCCGAACGACCGGT from Pseudomonas sp. P8_229 encodes:
- the der gene encoding ribosome biogenesis GTPase Der, yielding MVPVIALVGRPNVGKSTLFNRLTRTRDAIVGDLSGLTRDRQYGEAKWQGRSYILVDTGGISGDEHGMDEKMAEQSLLAIEEADVVLFLVDAKAGFTAADQMIAEHLRKRNKRSYVVANKVDNIDPEMARAEFAPLGMGHAIPIAGAHGRGITQMLEIALGDFPRDEEEPEDGEEEIVAEGEEAKRIPGPSEKDGIKIAIIGRPNVGKSTLVNRMLGEDRVIVYDQPGTTRDSIYIPFERNDEKYTLIDTAGVRKRGKIHEEVEKFSVVKTLQAIKDANVVIFVMDAREGVVDHDLNLLGFALEAGRALVIAINKWDGMTPSERDYVKVELQRRLFFVDFADIHFISALHGTGVGNLYASVQNSFKSAVTRWPTSRLTQILEDAVSEHQPPMVNSRRIKLRYAHLGGANPPIIVIHGNQIEKVPKSYVRYLENTYRRVLKLVGTPIRIEFKGGENPYEGNKNTLTDRQVNKKRRLMSHNKKASKKRRDKK